Within the Agromyces atrinae genome, the region CAGTCTCGCCGGAGCATCGTGGGCCTCGACGAACTCGCACGTGAACGAGCCGGTGTAGCCGAAGAGGAAGCCGAAGCGCCGGTTGGTCACCTCGAGGCGCACGCGGAAACACTCGGCCTCGTCGTCGTACCACTCGCGCAGATCGGCGTACCCGCTGAACAGCATCGGGAAGCGGAAGGCGAGCGGCCCCGCGTAGAAGCGCTGCGCCTCCGAGCGCAGCAGCAGCGAACCGTCATCCCCGACCCGCAGGTCGAGGTCGACGGCGAGATGCTGATGGGTGCCGAGGTAGTCGAGCACGCCCCCCTCGGCGAGCACCATGGTCGCGTCGAATCGGCTCGGTCGTCGCCCGACTTGGTACTCGCGCACGAACGTGACCGTCTCGCGACCGAACGGGTCCCGGTAGGGATAGTTCTCGATGCGGAACGGCACGTCCTGACCGACATCCGGAACGAGGATGTTGCGCAACCGCCCGAACTGCAGGAACGGCACCGTCCACCACGGCCCGCGCCGCACGCTCGCCATCGTT harbors:
- a CDS encoding DUF4166 domain-containing protein, which codes for MTSIFATALGDDFARLHPMMQKRFGVGLDSGYACIGRGTMASVRRGPWWTVPFLQFGRLRNILVPDVGQDVPFRIENYPYRDPFGRETVTFVREYQVGRRPSRFDATMVLAEGGVLDYLGTHQHLAVDLDLRVGDDGSLLLRSEAQRFYAGPLAFRFPMLFSGYADLREWYDDEAECFRVRLEVTNRRFGFLFGYTGSFTCEFVEAHDAPARLKPRRHERRE